The following coding sequences lie in one Arachis stenosperma cultivar V10309 chromosome 5, arast.V10309.gnm1.PFL2, whole genome shotgun sequence genomic window:
- the LOC130979322 gene encoding transcription factor NAI1-like has translation MMEIASSNYLAEFGMEEYSSSFQEYPMMMNSFEEMLDKFEMDMQSMSSASPECYSNSETKPPPHQLQSPFNTAMPSRSTSPSPPKLISFEAPSLPNSSNIKNPNLMMDDHIHFSAFFNYDNPPHKVLPATARNPVQAQEHVIAERKRREKLSQRFVALSAMVPGLKKMDKASILGDAIKYVKQLQERVQYLEEEKARKKTMVESGVAVKRCFVFVDDEDNNENEISAAAALLDGNCNTLPEIKARVSGKDVLIRIHCHKQECKNSRGVREAAILSVLEKHNLTVHTTTSLPFGNDTLDITILAQMKKECSIRTKDLVGSLRVALTQFS, from the exons ATGATGGAAATTGCATCCAGCAACTACTTGGCTGAATTT GGAATGGAAGAATATTCTAGCAGCTTCCAGGAATACCCGATGATGATGAATTCATTTGAAGAAATGCTTGATAAGTTTGAGATGGACATGCAATCTATGTCATCAGCCTCCCCAGAATGCTATTCCAACTCTGAAACCAAACCACCACCACATCAACTTCAATCCCCTTTTAACACTGCCATGCCTTCTAGATCCACCTCTCCATCACCACCCAAACTTATCTCCTTTGAGGCACCGTCTCTTCCTAATTCTTCCAACATTAAGAACCCTAATCTGATGATGGACGACCACATTCATTTCTCTGCTTTCTTCAACTATGATAATCCACCGCATAAGGTCCTTCCCGCCACAGCTAGGAATCCAGTCCAAGCTCAGGAGCATGTAATCGCCGAAAGAAAACGCCGGGAAAAGCTCAGCCAGAGGTTCGTCGCTCTTTCCGCCATGGTCCCTGGCCTCAAGAAG ATGGACAAGGCTTCAATATTGGGAGATGCCATAAAATATGTGAAGCAACTACAGGAACGAGTGCAGTATTTGGAGGAGGAGAAGGCTAGAAAGAAAACTATGGTTGAATCAGGGGTGGCAGTAAAGAGATGTTTCGTGTTTGTTGACGATGAAGATAATAATGAGAACGAAATTTCAGCAGCAGCAGCATTATTGGATGGAAATTGTAATACACTTCCGGAAATCAAAGCAAGAGTTAGTGGTAAAGACGTACTCATCAGAATCCACTGCCATAAACAAGAGTGCAAGAACAGTAGGGGTGTTCGTGAGGCTGCAATACTCTCCGTATTAGAGAAGCATAATCTCACTGTTCACACAACCACCTCTTTGCCCTTCGGCAATGACACTCTCGATATCACTATTCTCGCTCAG atgaagaaggAATGCTCCATTAGGACAAAGGATCTAGTAGGAAGCCTACGGGTGGCATTGACACAATTCAGTTGA
- the LOC130981640 gene encoding transcription factor NAI1-like, which translates to MISTEESWTTWLCDLEEEDYSFINGITAAPNNYSNSQMSNNDNERPSKLLKSTTPTPRRRRTTGSAGTGRSPQHAHDHIIAERMRREKISQQFIALSALIPGLKKMDKATVLGDAIKYVKQLQEQVKVLETESKRKSAESVVYVEKSEVCGEEDVSVSDTWSNSGGDGNSSYEVSKAVSRSVLPEVEARVSEKNVLIRIHCEKHKGVLMHILKLIDKLHLSVLNTTSLPFGTSIVDITITAEMDEKFSLSAKELARNIRVGVLQSM; encoded by the exons ATGATTTCCACCGAGGAATCATGGACTACTTGGCTCTGTGATTTG GAAGAAGAGGACTACAGTTTCATCAATGGCATAACAGCAGCCCCTAATAATTACTCAAACTCACAGATGAGTAACAATGATAACGAGAGGCCATCCAAGCTTCTCAAGAGCACCACCCCAACCCCAAGACGCAGAAGAACTACTGGCTCAGCTGGCACTGGCAGATCCCCCCAACACGCCCATGATCACATCATTGCCgaaagaatgagaagggaaaagATTAGCCAACAGTTCATAGCACTCTCTGCCCTTATTCCAGGCCTCAAAAAG ATGGACAAGGCGACGGTGTTAGGCGACGCTATCAAGTACGTGAAGCAGCTACAAGAGCAAGTGAAGGTTCTAGAAACTGAAAGCAAAAGGAAAAGCGCGGAGTCTGTTGTGTATGTTGAGAAATCTGAGGTGTGCGGAGAGGAAGATGTGTCTGTGTCAGACACTTGGTCAAATTCAGGGGGGGATGGAAACTCATCGTACGAAGTGTCAAAAGCAGTGAGTAGGTCGGTGCTGCCTGAAGTGGAGGCAAGAGTGTCTGAGAAGAACGTCCTCATTCGGATCCACTGCGAGAAACACAAAGGAGTGTTGATGCACATTCTCAAGCTCATTGACAAACTCCATCTCTCTGTTCTTAACACCACTTCCTTGCCTTTTGGAACCTCCATCGTCGACATAACCATCACTGCCGAG ATGGATGAGAAGTTCAGCTTAAGCGCGAAGGAGCTTGCTAGAAACATAAGGGTGGGAGTGTTGCAATCGATGTAG
- the LOC130981990 gene encoding leucine-rich repeat receptor-like serine/threonine-protein kinase BAM1, which produces MRLLCFLVVLLQHYHQTFSATMSENRALLSLRAAITDATPPSLSSWNATTPYCSWLAVTCDHRRHVIALDLTGFGLSGTLSGDVSHLPFLSNLSLADNTFSGPIPPSLSSLSALRFLNLSNNGFNGTFPDELSRLNNLQVLDLYNNNLTGQLPLAVTQMQNLLHLHLGGNYFFGQIPPEYGSWHRLQYLAVSGNELAGPIPPEIGNLTSLRELYIGYYNTYTGGIPPEIGNMSSLVRFDAANCGLTGEIPREIGKLQNLDTLFLQVNALAGSLTREIGNLKSLKSLDLSNNALSGEIPASFAELKNLTLLNLFRNKLHGSIPEFIGELPALEVLHLWENNFTGSIPQGLGNNGKLIDVDLSSNKLTGTLPPHVCSGNRLQTLITLGNFLFGPIPESLGKCESLNRIRMGDNFLNGSIPKGLFGLPNISQVELQDNLLTGQFPEADAFSVNLGQISLSNNQLSGPLPPSIGNFSGMQKLLLDGNKFSGPIPPQIGRLQQLSKIDISHNLLSGPIPKEISQCKLLTFVDLSRNELSGEIPNEVTGMRILNYLNLSRNHLVGNIPSSISTMQSLTSVDFSYNNLSGLVPGTGQFSYFNYTSFLGNPDLCGPYLSPCKDGSGSGGHQNHAKGHLSSSLKLIIVIGLLVFSIVFAAVAILKARSLKKASEGRSWKLTAFQRLDFTVDDVLDCLKEDNIIGKGGAGIVYKGAMANGEQVAVKRLPAMSRGSSHDHGFNAEIQTLGRIRHRHIVRLLGFCSNHETNLLVYEYMPNGSLGEVLHGKKGGHLHWDTRYKIAVEAAKGLCYLHHDCSPLIVHRDVKSNNILLDSGFEAHVADFGLAKFLQDSGASECMSAIAGSYGYIAPEYAYTLKVDEKSDVYSFGVVLLELITGRKPVGEFGDGVDIVQWVRKMTDSNKEGALKVLDPRLPSVPLHEVMHVFYVAMLCVEEQAIERPTMREVVQILTEVPKPPGSKQGDLTITESSLSSSKALESPNAASNDHEHEHEHEHEHPPQSPPTDLLSI; this is translated from the exons ATGCGTCTCCTTTGCTTTCTTGTGGTCTTGTTACAGCACTACCATCAAACCTTCTCCGCAACCATGTCGGAGAACCGTGCTCTTCTCTCTCtcagagccgccatcactgatgCAACccctccctctctctcttcctGGAACGCCACCACCCCGTACTGCTCGTGGCTCGCCGTAACCTGCGACCACCGCCGCCACGTCATTGCCCTCGACCTCACTGGCTTCGGCCTCTCTGGTACGCTCTCCGGCGATGTCTCCCacctccccttcctctccaacCTCTCTCTCGCCGACAACACCTTCTCCGGCCCCATCCCGCCTTCTCTCTCGTCACTCTCCGCACTCCGATTCCTCAACCTCTCCAACAACGGCTTCAACGGAACCTTCCCCGACGAACTCTCTCGCCTCAACAACCTTCAAGTTCTCGACCTCTACAACAACAACCTCACCGGACAGCTTCCTCTTGCCGTCACTCAGATGCAGAACCTCCTGCATTTGCACCTAGGTGGCAACTACTTCTTCGGCCAGATCCCGCCCGAGTACGGAAGCTGGCACCGTCTCCAGTACCTGGCTGTTTCCGGCAACGAGCTCGCCGGACCTATCCCGCCGGAGATTGGGAACCTCACCAGCCTCCGGGAGCTTTACATTGGCTACTACAACACCTACACCGGCGGCATTCCGCCGGAGATCGGAAATATGTCGTCGCTGGTTAGGTTCGACGCTGCCAACTGTGGATTAACCGGGGAGATTCCACGGGAGATTGGAAAGCTCCAGAACCTCGACACTCTGTTTCTTCAGGTGAATGCGCTTGCAGGTTCACTGACGAGAGAGATTGGGAATTTAAAGAGCTTAAAATCATTGGATTTATCCAACAACGCACTTTCCGGCGAGATTCCGGCGAGTTTTGCGGAGCTGAAAAACCTAACTCTGCTGAACCTGTTCAGGAACAAGCTTCACGGTTCAATACCAGAGTTCATTGGTGAGTTACCAGCATTGGAAGTGCTTCACCTTTGGGAGAACAACTTTACCGGAAGCATTCCTCAGGGTTTGGGAAACAACGGGAAGCTCATCGACGTTGATCTTTCTTCCAACAAGCTGACTGGGACGCTTCCTCCTCACGTGTGTTCCGGTAACCGCCTTCAGACTCTGATAACTCTGGGTAACTTTCTCTTCGGTCCAATCCCTGAATCGCTTGGCAAGTGTGAATCCCTCAATAGGATCCGAATGGGTGACAATTTTCTCAATGGTTCAATCCCAAAGGGTCTCTTCGGCCTTCCGAATATCTCGCAGGTTGAGCTTCAGGACAATCTTCTCACCGGTCAGTTTCCTGAAGCTGATGCTTTCTCTGTGAATCTCGGTCAGATTAGTCTTTCTAACAACCAGCTTTCTGGGCCGTTGCCACCTTCCATTGGGAACTTCTCCGGCATGCAAAAACTCCTCCTTGATGGCAACAAGTTCTCTGGTCCGATCCCACCGCAGATTGGGAGGTTGCAGCAGCTGTCCAAAATTGATATCAGCCACAATCTTCTCTCGGGTCCTATTCCGAAAGAGATTAGCCAATGCAAGTTGTTAACTTTCGTTGATCTTAGCCGAAATGAGCTCTCTGGTGAGATTCCTAACGAGGTCACCGGAATGAGGATACTGAATTACTTGAACCTCTCCAGGAACCATCTTGTTGGTAACATTCCTTCGTCCATATCCACAATGCAGAGCTTGACTTCTGTTGATTTTTCGTATAACAATCTCTCTGGTTTGGTTCCTGGCACCGGCCAATTCAGCTACTTCAACTACACCTCTTTCCTTGGAAACCCTGATCTCTGCGGACCCTATTTGAGTCCTTGCAAGGATGGTTCTGGCAGTGGTGGCCACCAAAATCATGCTAAAGGCcatctctcttcttctttgaagCTTATAATTGTGATAGGATTGCTTGTGTTCTCCATTGTTTTTGCAGCTGTGGCAATCTTAAAGGCTAGGTCTTTGAAGAAGGCAAGCGAGGGTCGCTCTTGGAAATTGACTGCATTCCAACGTTTGGACTTCACGGTGGATGATGTTTTGGATTGCTTGAAAGAGGACAACATAATAGGGAAAGGAGGTGCAGGCATTGTGTACAAGGGCGCAATGGCGAACGGGGAGCAGGTTGCTGTGAAGAGGCTTCCAGCTATGAGTAGAGGCTCTTCTCATGATCATGGATTCAATGCGGAGATTCAGACATTGGGGCGGATCCGACACAGGCACATTGTTAGGTTACTAGGTTTCTGTTCTAACCATGAGACCAATCTTTTAGTGTATGAGTACATGCCCAATGGAAGTCTAGGTGAAGTTCTTCATGGGAAGAAAGGGGGGCATTTGCATTGGGACACAAGGTACAAAATTGCTGTAGAGGCTGCAAAGGGTCTTTGCTATCTACACCATGATTGTTCACCTCTCATTGTTCATCGAGATGTGAAATCAAACAACATACTTCTTGATTCTGGTTTTGAAGCTCATGTTGCTGATTTTGGGCTTGCCAAATTCTTGCAAGATTCTGGAGCATCTGAGTGCATGTCCGCAATTGCCGGATCATATGGATACATAGCCCCCG AGTATGCCTACACATTGAAAGTCGATGAGAAGAGCGATGTGTACAGCTTTGGCGTGGTCCTTTTGGAGCTCATAACAGGGAGGAAACCAGTTGGAGAATTCGGAGACGGTGTGGATATTGTGCAGTGGGTGAGGAAAATGACAGACTCTAACAAGGAAGGAGCTCTCAAAGTTCTTGATCCAAGGCTTCCCTCAGTTCCCCTTCATGAGGTGATGCATGTTTTCTATGTAGCAATGCTGTGTGTTGAAGAACAAGCAATAGAGCGTCCAACTATGCGTGAAGTTGTTCAGATTCTCACAGAGGTTCCAAAGCCTCCTGGGTCTAAACAAGGAGACTTAACAATTACAGAGTCATCTTTGTCTTCATCAAAAGCATTAGAGTCTCCAAATGCAGCCTCAAATGATCATGAACATGAACATGAGCATGAGCATGAACACCCCCCTCAATCTCCACCAACTGATCTTCTAAGCATTTGA